From Spartinivicinus poritis, a single genomic window includes:
- a CDS encoding NarK family nitrate/nitrite MFS transporter, protein MSYTDRFQLFSFTGKMKVLHLSWVAFFITFIVWFNHAPLLMAIADSLNISISEIKTLLIINVALTIPARIIIGMLTDRYGPRLVYSSLLVLCSLPCFAFAIADSFTQAAIARFFLGFIGAGFVIGIRLISEWFPHNELGIAEGVYGGWGNFGSAAAALTLPTLALLFGGEDGWRYAVGLTGLLSLGFGIIFYQQVTDTPKGSTYFKPKHLGAIEVTSKGDLFLLMLMKLPLYGALILLVWKLSPEAANILSVALSMSLYVCLAVLCFIDCYKAWQVNKTIFSKPVPKLHQYKFKQVTILNILYFATFGSELAVISMLPLFFAETFQLNPVTAGLLASAYAFMNVMSRPGGGWLSDRFGRKPVLLILTAGLAIGYFVMGMVDSEWPLWLAVVAAMTCSFFVQSGEGAVFAVVPLIKRRLTGQIAGMTGAYGNIGAVTYLTILSFVDYSNFFMVIAGTALVGFIILLWMDEPAGQIAEINEDGTVELINVA, encoded by the coding sequence ATGTCTTATACTGATCGATTTCAGCTGTTTTCCTTTACGGGAAAAATGAAAGTTCTCCATTTAAGCTGGGTAGCATTCTTTATAACCTTTATTGTTTGGTTTAACCATGCACCTTTATTGATGGCTATTGCTGATAGCTTGAATATCTCTATATCAGAAATAAAAACATTACTTATTATTAATGTTGCACTAACAATTCCTGCAAGAATCATAATAGGTATGTTAACTGATAGGTATGGCCCGCGACTTGTTTATTCCTCTTTATTGGTATTGTGCTCTTTGCCTTGCTTTGCTTTTGCTATTGCAGACAGTTTTACTCAAGCAGCCATTGCTCGTTTTTTTCTAGGATTTATTGGTGCTGGTTTTGTTATAGGTATACGACTGATCAGTGAGTGGTTCCCTCATAATGAATTAGGCATTGCTGAAGGAGTTTATGGGGGTTGGGGGAACTTTGGCTCGGCAGCGGCAGCACTAACATTACCTACATTAGCGTTATTATTTGGTGGTGAAGATGGGTGGCGTTATGCAGTGGGGTTGACAGGCCTACTGAGCCTTGGGTTTGGTATTATTTTTTATCAACAGGTCACTGATACTCCAAAAGGTTCAACCTACTTTAAACCAAAACATCTTGGGGCGATTGAGGTAACCAGTAAAGGTGATTTATTTTTATTAATGTTAATGAAGCTGCCTTTATATGGTGCACTCATACTGTTGGTATGGAAGCTCTCACCTGAAGCGGCTAATATTTTATCTGTTGCGCTAAGTATGAGTTTATACGTTTGTCTTGCTGTTCTTTGTTTTATAGATTGCTATAAAGCCTGGCAAGTGAATAAGACTATTTTTTCTAAGCCTGTACCCAAGTTGCATCAATATAAATTTAAACAAGTGACTATTCTAAATATTCTCTACTTTGCTACGTTTGGCTCTGAGTTAGCTGTTATATCCATGTTACCCTTATTTTTTGCAGAAACATTCCAACTTAATCCTGTCACAGCAGGTCTGCTTGCTTCCGCTTATGCATTTATGAATGTAATGTCTCGCCCTGGTGGCGGCTGGTTAAGTGATCGGTTTGGGCGAAAACCGGTATTACTTATTTTAACTGCGGGTTTGGCAATAGGTTATTTTGTTATGGGGATGGTTGATAGTGAGTGGCCTTTATGGTTAGCAGTCGTTGCCGCAATGACATGCTCTTTTTTTGTGCAGTCTGGAGAAGGAGCTGTATTTGCAGTAGTACCTTTAATTAAGCGACGATTAACGGGCCAGATTGCTGGTATGACAGGGGCTTATGGCAATATTGGAGCCGTTACGTATTTAACAATATTGTCGTTTGTTGACTATTCCAATTTTTTTATGGTGATTGCTGGTACAGCACTTGTAGGGTTTATTATTTTATTATGGATGGACGAACCAGCAGGGCAAATAGCAGAAATAAATGAGGATGGGACGGTGGAATTAATTAATGTTGCCTAG
- the nirD gene encoding nitrite reductase small subunit NirD — MNLEQTTNLIELKVASILLEDGQQAWEEACYLSDIPPDSGICAFYQNQQIALFYISAANKVYAVSNYDPIGKANVISRGIIGSVSESLVVASPLFKHHFNLITGECIEEPGVYLKTYGVRTTNNKVEIREDK, encoded by the coding sequence ATGAACCTAGAACAAACCACTAATTTAATTGAACTAAAAGTTGCTAGTATTCTACTAGAGGATGGTCAACAAGCATGGGAGGAAGCATGTTATTTAAGTGATATTCCGCCAGATTCGGGCATCTGTGCTTTTTATCAAAATCAGCAAATTGCACTGTTTTATATCAGTGCAGCCAATAAAGTTTATGCAGTATCAAACTATGACCCTATTGGTAAAGCCAATGTTATTTCCCGAGGCATTATTGGATCGGTTAGTGAAAGTTTGGTAGTAGCTTCGCCTCTTTTTAAACACCACTTTAACCTGATAACAGGGGAGTGTATTGAAGAGCCAGGCGTTTATTTAAAAACGTATGGTGTACGAACTACTAATAACAAAGTTGAAATCAGAGAAGATAAATAA